In Deinococcus maricopensis DSM 21211, one genomic interval encodes:
- a CDS encoding arabinan endo-1,5-alpha-L-arabinosidase, which produces MHRAPLLLPTLALLLGACTQTQTPTTLQPQTLISTSGDLGAHDPTIIKAGTTYYAYTTGIERTTSNPGGIIVHVSDGGIGGPWRTLGEIPAPTWTRTYSPKNVWAPEIVQNGSTYYLYYAVSQFGTNTSAIGVATTTTPGNPASWRDHGAPVVTSGSGTTHNAIDPAVFNDNGTWWMSFGSFFSGIKLQRLASMTQVTGPITTLATRPAVQHNPVEAPSLMKRGGYYYLFTSWDNCCRGLSSTYNIRVGRATSITGPYTDKNGVRLDQGGGSLVLESRLNQTGPGGQDIQTDGTTFNLVYHYYDTNANGAPKLAVRQLGWNADWPVP; this is translated from the coding sequence ATGCACCGCGCACCCCTGCTCCTGCCCACCCTCGCCCTCCTGCTCGGCGCCTGCACCCAGACCCAGACGCCCACCACCCTGCAACCCCAGACGCTCATCAGCACGAGCGGCGACCTCGGCGCACACGACCCGACCATCATCAAAGCCGGAACCACGTACTACGCCTACACCACCGGCATCGAACGCACCACCAGCAACCCCGGCGGCATCATCGTCCACGTCTCCGACGGCGGCATCGGTGGCCCCTGGCGCACCCTCGGCGAAATCCCCGCCCCCACCTGGACCCGCACCTACAGCCCTAAAAACGTCTGGGCGCCCGAAATCGTCCAGAACGGCAGCACCTACTACCTCTACTACGCCGTCTCCCAATTCGGCACGAACACCTCCGCCATCGGCGTCGCCACCACCACCACGCCCGGCAACCCCGCCAGCTGGCGCGACCACGGCGCGCCCGTCGTCACCTCCGGCAGTGGCACCACCCATAACGCCATCGACCCCGCCGTCTTCAACGACAACGGCACCTGGTGGATGTCCTTCGGGTCCTTCTTCAGCGGCATCAAACTGCAACGCCTGGCCAGCATGACCCAGGTCACCGGTCCGATCACCACCCTCGCCACGCGCCCCGCCGTGCAGCACAACCCCGTCGAGGCGCCCAGCCTCATGAAACGCGGCGGGTACTACTACCTCTTCACCTCCTGGGACAACTGCTGCCGCGGCCTGAGCAGCACCTACAACATCCGCGTCGGCCGCGCCACCAGCATCACCGGCCCGTACACCGACAAGAACGGCGTCCGCCTCGACCAGGGCGGCGGCAGCCTCGTCCTGGAATCCCGCCTGAACCAGACCGGCCCCGGCGGGCAGGACATCCAAACGGACGGCACCACCTTCAACCTCGTGTACCACTACTACGACACCAACGCGAACGGCGCCCCGAAACTCGCCGTGCGGCAACTCGGCTGGAACGCCGACTGGCCCGTCCCGTAA